The Pristiophorus japonicus isolate sPriJap1 chromosome 28, sPriJap1.hap1, whole genome shotgun sequence genomic sequence tttaaagtttaatttttttaattgccggtgtttttagtgtccccttcccttttatagggggcactggggaaaaattgtgattttagtgccaaaaaaaaaaccaaaaaaaagaaagaaaaaaaaaccccaaaaaaaacaaaaaaagggaaaaaagggccttgtaaatgtctggtgtgtcacccaggtcgggcggCACGGTTTAAtgcgttttgttttgcagataaactccaaaaactgtttcactcagtcatctgacctgctggcacaccagcgagttcacacttgggcaaggccattcatctgctccaactgtgggaagggattcactcgttcatcccacctgcgcacacaccagcgagttcacactggggagaggccgttcacctgctctgggtgtgggaagggattcactgcattatcctacctgctgacacatcagcgagttcacactggggagagaccttttaaatgttctcactgtgagaagagttttaaaagcaaacagtatctcctgacacaccagcgagttcacactggggagagaccttttaaatgttctgactgtgagaagagttttaaaagcaaacagcacctcctgacacaccagcgagttcacaccggggagaggtcattcacctgctctgagtgtaggaaggaattcactcggtcatcccaactgcggacacaccagcgagttcacactggggagagaccttttaaatgttctgactgtgagaagagttttaaaagcaaacaatacctgttgagacaccagcgagttcacaattgactgcagggattggattctactattattgctgctgttaatcacatcccggactgaatcgtgttcattctgatagttggggtttataactcctgtaacgctgGTGTTAATAAATCTATCTAGACACACAAATTagttttgctttcaacacattgctgtggaattTTGTCTttgccacctgagtgtttagcataacctgactggagctgagaaaggacaatctgtggggaggatcttacagggggaacagaacttcagcctggacacagtccttcagggccacactgagaggggcaagcaGCACTttagtctttctcatctctcttcactgacagcaaagttgCATGACGGTTAATCCTGACATGTGTACGGTCCAGATGCTACCTACCCAAGGGTGATTAAAGAGATGGGATGGgcgctctgtcagccccttgcccatatctccaacagctcagtagtgtcatgggttgttccctgagattaaaaggcagcacatgtagttcccattttccaaattggggaCAAATCTGAGCCAGGGAataaaggcccatcaacgtgacctcgatcacctgGAAGATGCTCGAagagatcctgagagatgctgttttcatggggaaagtgaaggggccattaCAGCTACTGAACATGGCTTCCTCAAAATAAGGTcacatcttacaaactagcttgagttagtGAAGaaatggttaggttggtggatcgggggaatccggttgacattgtctaccttcgGGCTGTCAAacgcattttctatggtgggcctgatccgttATCCTGGCACTTGGCGTGGACCACATTCagaaaaagctattaaaataggaataaatgaagataaaccatatcagaatttacatttagattttatttactggtgCTGCTCCCAATTCCTACCACCTCTTAGCTTGAACATtggtgaactgaccctgctcaaaccataaccacaaggatatcggtgcattgtTCTGCCTGtgacacaaggctgtgtcactgtcacacacaggtagtgtttccttgtttcacatctccatacaaagaccatctctttacacatgcctgctgcaattgtgtagaaaaggtatgagcaaggacctgaagcttattaaaagacacacatTTCAGTACAACAaacgttacactgggagaaatgttcagttagaacatatgaaataggagaagGATATTTGGAccctcgaggctgctctgccatttaagaagatcatcgccgatctgatcatggacacagttacaatgttaactcctagttcgggtggtcagctgcatttgACAATAATCAattcagataccttcaatctttacatctttattgaagcagcttcggaccatttaccaaactgccagcacagagtctacagattctggggcaggcagacaa encodes the following:
- the LOC139239583 gene encoding zinc finger protein 774-like, coding for MRFVLQINSKNCFTQSSDLLAHQRVHTWARPFICSNCGKGFTRSSHLRTHQRVHTGERPFTCSGCGKGFTALSYLLTHQRVHTGERPFKCSHCEKSFKSKQYLLTHQRVHTGERPFKCSDCEKSFKSKQHLLTHQRVHTGERSFTCSECRKEFTRSSQLRTHQRVHTGERPFKCSDCEKSFKSKQYLLRHQRVHN